A stretch of the Notamacropus eugenii isolate mMacEug1 chromosome 2, mMacEug1.pri_v2, whole genome shotgun sequence genome encodes the following:
- the ZBTB2 gene encoding zinc finger and BTB domain-containing protein 2 → MDLANHGLILLQQLNAQREFGFLCDCTVAIGDVYFKAHKSVLASFSNYFKMLFVHQTSECVRLKPTDIQPDIFSYLLHLMYTGKMAPQLIDPVRLEQGIKFLHAYPLIQEASLASQGAFSHPDQVFPLASSLYGIQIADHQVRQANKITSATDKLGREPRPQTSRMSQEQISEGSQLSQLNSNLTQVSRTNMTPSDPLQSSLSPELVSTPVPPPPPGEETNMEASSSDEQPASLTIAHVKPSIMKRNGSFPKYYACHLCGRRFTLRNSLREHLQIHTGVPFTSNQPGESSVPLSLCSNAVELGKDAMEVPEAGMISDSELQHISDSPIIDGQQQSETPPPSDIADIDNLEQADQEREVKRRKYECTICGRKFIQKSHWREHMYIHTGKPFKCSTCDKSFCRANQAARHVCLNQSIDTYTMVDKQTLELCTFEEGSQMDNMLVHANKPYKCNLCDKTFSTPNEVVKHSCQNQNSDVFALDEGRSILLGSGDSEVTEPDHSVLASIKKEQETVLLD, encoded by the exons atggatttggCCAACCATGGACTTATTCTGCTGCAACAGTTAAACGCTCAGCGGGAGTTTGGTTTCCTGTGTGACTGCACGGTTGCTATTGGTGATGTTTACTTCAAGGCACACAAATCAGTCCTTGCTTCATTCTCCAATTACTTTAAGATGTTATTTGTCCATCAGACCAG TGAGTGTGTCCGTTTGAAACCAACTGACATACAGCCTGATATTTTCAGTTATCTTTTGCATTTGATGTATACTGGAAAGATGGCACCTCAGCTTATTGACCCAGTTCGACTAGAACAAGGAATAAAGTTTCTTCATGCTTATCCACTAATTCAGGAGGCCAGCCTTGCCAGCCAAGGAGCCTTTTCACATCCGGACCAAGTTTTTCCATTAGCTTCTTCATTATATGGGATCCAAATTGCAGATCATCAAGTAAGGCAAGCCAACAAGATTACCTCAGCAACTGACAAACTTGGTCGGGAACCAAGACCACAGACTTCCAGAATGAGCCAAGAACAGATATCCGAGGGATCACAACTGTCTCagttaaattcaaatctgacacAAGTCAGTCGGACAAATATGACCCCTTCTGACCCACTACAGTCTTCACTATCTCCAGAACTTGTTTCCACACCTGTCCCTCCCCCTCCACCAGGGGAGGAAACAAACATGGAAGCATCTTCTTCCGATGAGCAGCCTGCATCTCTTACAATAGCCCATGTCAAGCCAAGCATCATGAAAAGGAATGGAAGCTTTCCCAAATACTATGCCTGCCACCTGTGTGGGCGTCGGTTTACTCTTCGTAATAGTTTACGTGAGCACCTTCAAATTCACACAGGGGTACCATTTACATCGAATCAGCCTGGAGAAAGTAGtgttcccctctctctctgtagCAATGCAGTTGAACTAGGAAAAGATGCCATGGAAGTGCCAGAAGCAGGCATGATCAGTGATAGTGAGCTTCAGCATATTTCTGATTCTCCGATCATTGATGGGCAGCAGCAGTCAGAAACTCCGCCACCATCAGACATTGCAGACATTGACAACTTGGAGCAGGCAGACCAAGAAAGGGAAGTGAAAAGACGAAAATATGAATGCACAATATGTGGGCGTAAATTTATTCAGAAAAGTCACTGGAGGgagcatatgtacatacacactgGCAAGCCTTTCAAATGCAGCACTTGTGACAAAAGCTTCTGCAGAGCCAATCAGGCCGCCAGACACGTGTGCCTGAACCAGAGCATAGACACTTACACGATGGTGGACAAACAGACTCTGGAACTCTGTACCTTTGAGGAAGGTAGTCAGATGGACAACATGTTAGTGCATGCCAACAAGCCCTACAAATGCAATTTGTGTGACAAAACTTTTTCCACACCTAATGAAGTGGTTAAGCATTCATGCCAAAATCAAAACTCAGATGTTTTTGCCCTAGATGAAGGGAGATCTATCCTCCTGGGCAGTGGGGACTCAGAAGTCACAGAGCCTGATCACTCAGTGTTAGCTTCCATCAAAAAAGAGCAAGAAACAGTGTTATTAGACTGA